DNA from Deltaproteobacteria bacterium:
ATTTGTATAGACTATCTCCCATAGCAATCAAGAATATAGTTGCGTTTCTTGGTCCGTAAATGGTAAAGGCAAGCCTCAAATAGTTGAGGTCACGATGATGGAATTATTAATGCCCGCAGGGTCTTTAGAAAAACTTCAATTTGCCATTCTCTATGGTGCGGATGCAGTGTATGCGGGCGTCCCTCTCTTTAGTTTAAGGGCCAGAGAAAATGAATTTGGCTATGAGGATTTAAAAAAAGGGATCGAACTGGCTCATTCTCAAAATAAAAAAGTTTACTTAACTGCCAATATTTTTGCTCGTAATTTAAAGCTGAAACCTTTTTCTGAGCAGCTTCCAACGTGGATGGATCTAAAGCCTGATGCGATGATCATGAGCGATCCAGGGTTGATTTCAATGGTGAAAGAAAAATATCCAGAGTTGCCCATTCATTTGTCGGTTCAGGCCAATTGCATGAATTGGCAAAGTGTTAAGTTTTGGCAACAAATCGGAGTTTCCCGCATTATCCTGAGCCGAGAACTACGATTAACTGAAATCAAAGAAATTAAAAACAAAGTCCCTGACATGGAATTAGAAGCTTTTGTCCACGGGTCTATTTGTATTGCCTATTCCGGTCGTTGCTTGCTATCCCATTACATGAGCTACCGTGATGCCAACCAAGGGGTCTGTGATAATTCATGTCGCTATGGATACCATCTTCATGCCTACAATCCCGAAAAAGTTAAAAATGAGACGGAGTACTTCTTAGAGGACCTCAGAGATCCTGGGCAATTTTATCAAATTGATGAAGATGAAAATGGAACCTATATCATGAATTCCAAGGATCTCTGTTTGATCGAACATCTTGCAGAGCTCAAAGAAGCTGGCGTCATTTCCTTTAAAGTGGAAGGTCGCACGAAATCCGTGCATTATGCAGCTCATGTAGCCAAAATTTATCGTCAAGCCATAGATGATCTACAAAATGGTAAGGAATTTGATACCCAGTTATTGGAAGAAATCCACAAAGTGGCCCATCGTGGATACCATAAAGGTTTTTTGATGGGGCAACCGACCCCCGAGGCACAAAATTACAAGCATTCCACGTCGCGTGAGGGCTCTCAAAAATTTGCAGGATTGGTTAAAGAAGCCAGAGGTTCTGAAGTGAGTGTGGATGTCCGTAACAAAATTAAGATAGGCGATCTTATAGAAATCATCAGCCCCAAATCTAATATGAAAAGCCAAGTTCTTAAAATCTTGGATCCCAAAAACCAACCTGTGGAGGCCGCCCATGGAGGCGCTGGAATTTACACTTTGTCTCTCAACGTGAATTCAATTGAGACAAATTCTCCAATTGAGACAAATTCTCTTCTGAGTGTTTTGTAGCATTGAGTGTATTATAGCTTTGATTCTTTTTGAAACGCATTTAGTGACTTTTTAAAAGCTATTGAAAATGACTAAAGTTTTTGTGATTTTTTGCCGAGCCTTTGATCACTATGAAAAAGATAAAACACCGCCAATCCAATTTTTCGTTTCTATTTTCGCTTTTAAAAACCTCGCGAGGTTTTTCCTTATTAGAAGCCGTTATTAGTTTGGGAATTTCGGGAATTATCTTACTTTCCATCACATCGATGATGCAATTGCTTAATGTCAATAGCAGCCGAGTCAGCATGGGGGCAACTAAATTTGAACTTGTAAATAAAATTAGGATCAATGCCTTGCATCTCTTAGCTTTGGAAAGCTCTGGCAGAATGAACATCACCTTGGGGACAGCAGGACTGACTCCAGACATTGGGGTTCCCAATAATTTAACAAACTTTCGTGCTTTGGCTGACTGCATGCCTTCCCTCGCCACTGTCGGCAGTTGTAATAAAGGAGCTATGGAAGATTCTAGAGGCTTTCGATTTTACCTCTCCCAAGGGCTTTCTGAAGACCCTAACAAAGCTATTGCAGGTGAAGATGTTTTTTACACCGTGACTGGCGTTCGATGCAACCAAACACAAGCTGCAAGTCCGTCTGAATGCCCGATTTCTGCGATGACCTGGGCCGAGCCTTTTTGCTCTAACTTTGCAACTGCATGTAATAAGGCGATTGCCCTAACTATCAGATATAAGATTGCTCTTCGACCTGACTTTACAGGAACAATAATGATGTCTCCCATTGAAGGGGAAGCCTATCTGCCTTTAACTAAGGGAATTCAGCTCTCTCGTCTTTTGTCTGAAAATGACAATCCTATCACGATGAACTCAAACGGAATCTATTCGGTACAAAAATATTATGGAGACCAAGCAGCTCAACCTAAGGGGCTCCGATTTGAAGCCATCCTCGGGAACCCTACGGGATTGGTATCCATGCGATTGCAATACCGAGCCATTACGGGAGTGGATGCCGCACCCTACTTTGATGATAATATTCCCAATGATATCTTTTCCTTGGGCTGGACAGATCTGACGGATCCAGCGAATAACCTACTTCCATGGACCGTTCTCCTTACTGGAGCCAAACCAAATCAGATTATTAATTTTGGAATTCAAACGAGCGCTAGCTCTCCTGTATTTGTAAATAAATCCATGGCCATCGGTGCTACTCCTACCGATTCCGCTGCCCTCCAAGCTCAATTTCGCTGGACCATCAATGCTTCAGGAAACTTTGTGGCGCCTTCATTTAAGTCAGGATATTATCAATTCAGAGTCCTTGCCACGGACGCTGCCTCTGGGACTATTGAATCTATGAATTACATCACTGTTAGGATTGTCCCACGTCCTCAACTTGTCATTCCTCCATCACAACCCCTTTTGTCCCAAACTCGCAATTGCATCGCCGGCAACGACTCTGTTCAATACTCCATAGGTATTGCTGACGATGAAGACTTGTTGGATCAAACTCTCAAGATTAGCGGAGTTGACATCCCTTTCAGCGCCGTTTCGGGAACCAATGGTATTGTTTCCTTTCCCTTCGATTTAAGCCAGGTCATCACAGGCTCAAGTCAAAATTTCCCCGTCGTCACGACGGCAAAAAATAAATTTACTGGACGCACTGTAAATTCTCAGGTTTTAACAGCAACTCAAAATACGATGACTGTTACTTTAAGCGAGAAAACAATTATTAACAATGCTCTCGCAGGCACTCCCCTTAAAATTCGTCTCAATACTAATGGTGTCACCAGTACGAGTTTTGAAACGGGTAGTTGTTGTAACTTAGATCCCGCTGTCACTTGGTCCACTCCGAATATTCCCGAAGTGGCGGCTCCTTTGTTAACCTTGGTGAGCAATACGGCTGCAAGTTGCACTCTCGATGCGCCCAATAATCGCAGAACCTGTGCCACCACTGCGGTTGTCACTGGAATTTTGGAATCCCCCGCCGCAACAGCCTCTCCAGATATCGCTGTCAATTACACTTTTTCTTCTGGGACCAATGCCTGCACCGGTGGATTGGCTCAAACGGTATTTAATAATAATGCCTATATTCCTGTTGTAAAAATACCAGGAATCCAATTTTTTCTTCCCGAATCATTATGGCTAACACTTCCAAATAATTCGATTCGCCCTTTAAAATCATTTATTCCGAGGGTCTATGTCAGAGCTGATTTTGATCCCGACGAAGACATCACTGTTGGCGTCTACAAATCCATCGATAATTCGCTTGTTTGCTCCATTGATTTTCCAGCAGGAACAGGTACTTCTGTCATTGATAAACCTTGCAATATTCCAGCAGGATTTTCGGGCGATTTATCTCTCAATAGAATTACCCCAAATGTGATGCTTCCTGCAGATGCAGCATCACCCACTTTTAGAGCTAAGCTTGTAAGCGGTAAGTTAAATCATCGAACTTGCCAACCTAGCTTAAGCAGCTTGGCTGAATTCGCTGACTATGTAAATCCAACGGATCAGCCGATGCTCAATTCCCCTTGGGGTTTCACTCTGGATGGGTCCTTCAATCCAATTCAAGATGTTAAAAATGATGCGGGCCTTTGGGGCATTGAAGCAACAAAACAACTTCGATGTTACGATTCTTGGAATGGAACAATTCCAGGAACTCCCAACTCCTACACATTTGGAAATAATTTGGATCAGCTAAATATGAATATCGTTGGCAATGGAGACATCAATGTTCAAGATATTTATAGGATTTTTCGATATAATACGGAACCTGGGATTAAACCATTCGATTGGTTGCCAAATGCTCATATTTATTTAGATTCATCTTTAACCAGGCACCAAACTTATATATTCCCCGACAATCCTGGTTTGGATTTTTTTCCTAAAAATGCCCCTAATGCTTTCATCGTTTGGTACAATGGCAGCCCGGGACCTATTAACTGGCAGTTTGTAAATCAGTCTGGTGCATATGCTCAAACCCCTCCCAAACCATGGACTGACTACACACCTCAGCTATGCAGCGGCTCTTCTGCTTTAACAACCATAAAATTACTTGGGGCTAAGGAAACGGGACACTCTACCCCTGAAACCGTATTGAAAGCTGTAAACAGCTACACGATAAGTGGGTCTACTGGATTTTACTCCTATAATTTTATGTGTGCCTATGGCCGATGGAATCCTTTCAGCAAAGGAAATACAAATTGGTCAAATTAACTAAATCTATTGGCTTGACAAAGGCCAATGAATCTAATTTTTTCTTTAGTATTATTCAACAAAGGAGTGGAATTGGGATTCTTTCATTTGTCCTGATACTATCTGTCGTTTTTTTTATTGGCCAACAATTCATACTGATGGATCAACAAAGCTCTTTTTCTACTTTCCTTCAATCGCAAAGTCTAGAAGCACAAAAAACTATTTTAGATAATTTAGAAACCCTTTTGGCTGATGAACTAGCCCTAAGAAATTCTCGTTTTACAACAAATCAGCCTTTATACCGATGCCTTTTTGCTAACCCAAACCCCTGCGACCAAAGTCAAAGCTATGATTTGCTTCTTTATGCCCCCAATCCACCAATTATATTTTCTGGTATTTGGCCAAATCCGCCCGTTGATATGGGGAAACTAGCGGGTGGGCTTACCACTAACAAAGTATTCTATACGAAATCTTCGTCTCGGTGTCCAGATACCACGACCACTGCGGATACCGCCTGCCCTCTTCAAGCCATCGTTCAATTTAAGCCTCTGTGTGGTGGGACCCCCTCCGCACCCGTTCCATTGATGGGATTTAACAGCGACGAAGAATCTTACTTAATTACAGATTGTCCTGGCCGGGCTACTGGATTTGATATCAGCATTGGCGTGGCTATTTTTAAAAATGGTAGTCTGATCTATAAAAATGATACTTCCAAGTATGGCGATACCAGGGTTTATCGAATTAAAGCAAATTCCCTAATAAATTAATCGGAAACCGATTTATTTTTTAATTTGTTTTTTAAACTGATATGAGGAGATAATAGGTAAAAATGGATTCACTCAAAAAACTTTTTAATCGAAAAATTATCAATGATCCCAAACTTCAGTATGGGATCTCCATTTTTTTTGTTTCCTTTGGACTGGTTAATTTTATTTTTTTTATTGTGGTACTAAAAGTTTGTGAGTCTAAACTGATTTCCGAAATAAATACCTTAGATTCAGCGACCAGTAGGTATTTAAACCAAATCATCATTGAAATCTCCAACCTCCTGTTTAACATTCTCTCTCTATTTGGAATTTTTACGCTTTCAATTTCCCTTGTCGCTGGAATTTTATTATTGCAGCATATTTCAGGCCCGGTCTTTGCCTTTAAAAAATTTCTTTCGGATGTACTGGAAGGTAAACCAAGTAGATACCCCCTTCATCTCAGAAAACATGATTTTTTTTCGGATCTCGCAGACCTTGTAAATAAAATCTATGAGAAGTTTGAATTAGATAAAAAAAACGACCCCAATCTAAAAAAATAGCCTCATACTAGTTCCTTTGAATGAGACCCTATCTGAGGGAATCGATATTTTTTTTATAATCATTTTTAAAAATGTAGGATCCTGAGACTAAAATATCAGCCCCGTTCAAGTATTTTCGTGTTTCGAAGTTAACGCCCCCGTCGACTTCAATTTCGTAATTTAAATGGTGTTTCTTACGGTAATCGACAAGCCATGCTATTTTTTCAACTTGATCAGGCATAAATGACTGCCCTCCAAATCCTGGTTCCACGGTCATGACTAAGACCAAGTCGACCCACTTTAAATAGGGCTCTAATACACTGATTTTTGTTTTGGGTTTTAAAGACAGTCCACTCTTCGCTTTCGTTTGAATCTTTTTTAAAATGATCTCTGCCTGATCCGTGGATTCAATATGAATGGTCAGATAATCACTTCCGGCTTTTAAAAAATCATCAATAAATTTTTCAGGTTTATCAATCATTAAATGGACATCCAACGGAACTGTCGAAATTTTTTTTAACGAAGCAACTACGGGAGCACCGATTGTGATGTTGGGAACAAAATGTCCATCCATCACATCGACATGGATCAGATCAGCACCGGCTTGGGAAACAGCTTTAATTTCTTTTTCTAAATTCGCAAAATCAGCTGCTAAAATACTGGGAGCAATTTTTTTCATAAGACTGCACCTAATTTATCACCTATTTTTAAGGAATGACCTTGGAGAAAATCTTTTATCTTCATTTTATTTCTTGATTCTGGTTGCACTTCTATAACTTCTAGTTCTGTAAATTCTTTACTACCCGCCCCTGACAAAAAAGGATCTGGGCCGCACTGTATGGTGAGAGCTTCTTCCGTAATTTTAAGAATTCGGCCTATTTGATTTTGATCAGCAGCCAAGACCTGGCGTTTTTTGTAACCACTCAGATAGGAATTTAAATCTGCCTGGGTTGAAAACTTCATGGACCGTGGAGACGACTCTTTACTCCATAATGTTTTATGAATCTTGATTTTTTTGCCTTCAAAAAAAGTATAAGAGCCCGGCCCCATGGTGAGAGCTCGTACTTGATTATGGATTTCTAAGGCCGATAGGCTCCATTTGATTTCAGATTCTAATTTATCAATTTTTTTAGCCAAAAGCACATTTTCTTCATTTTGCTTTACGGGAGCCAAATTACCTCGAATATAGTCCATCAAATCCACCCGCAACAAATCGGCCCCCAAAAAAGCAAGTTGATCCTGGAGTTCAAGAGCTGTCATTTCTGTTGGAATGGTTGTTTTTCTTATTCCAATAATGTCCCCAGCATCTAATTTTTTAACCATCTTCTGAAGCGCTACTCCGGTTTCAAGATCTCCGTATTGAATGGCTCTTTGTATCGGGGCAGCTCCACGCCATCGAGGTAATAATGAGGCATGAACATTCACAGCACCAAGGCTAAATGAGGACATAAATTCCTCTGATAAAATTTGACCAAAGGCAACCACCACAGCGATTTCGGCGCCCCAAGTTTTAATGGCATCTAAAATCAACCGATTATCCTTTAGGGATTCAGGAGCCAGAACTTTTAATCCATTATTTTGTGCTAAGACTTTGACTGGGCTCGGGGTCAGAGAGAGCTTTCTTCCCGCTGGACGATCTGGTTGAGTGACAACGCCTACCACTTCAAAATGTTCGTCTTCAAGCAAAGCTTTTAAAGAAGTCACTGCAAATTCAGGAGTTCCTAAAAAACAAACTCTGATTTGACTCATAACTTCCTTTCAACTTTATCCTTTGACGTGCTCTTTAAGGGATAACCATGTTTTTTAATTTGGCTTTTGATTTTATTACTCTTTAGAAAACTCAAATGATCAATAAATAATTTACCCTCAAGGTGATCTAATTCATGCTGAATACAAATCGCCAACAATCCATCTGTTTGAAAGTTTTTTTTACGCCCTTTTAGATCATAGGTTTCAACAACAATGGTCTCAAATCGATGTACCGTTTCATAAAAGGAAGGTACACTCAAACAACCTTCATCAAATGTTGTTTTACCTTCACCTTTGATAATTTTAGGATTAATTAAAACTAATGGCTGTGGAATTAATTTCTCGAGCTCGCCCATTTCTTCGTATTTATATCTTCGACCTTCTTCATCCTTTGGTCGCGTGTCTATAACAACCACTCTCTTAAGAATGTCGATTTGTGGAGCTGCTAGTCCAATGCCCTTTGAGTGATACATCGTTTCAAGCATATCTGCAGTTATTTTCTCTAAGGATTCATCAAAAACCTCGACGGGTTCTGAAATTTCTCTTAACCGTGGATCTGGATAGGTAAGTATTTTTAAAATAGACATAATAAATTTATTTCTGTGCTTTTCTTATTACAAAATCAACTTATTTTTTTGACTTTGAAATTAATAGAACTCCAAAACCCAACATAACAAAATTAGGGATCCAACCTGCAAAAATGGGCTTTAAATGACCATGAGTTCCTAAGGTGATGGAGGAATTATAAAAAATCCAGTACAAAAACACCAATCCAATACAAATTCCCACATTCATCATCACCCCTCCCGAACGTTCCTTGGTGACGCTAAAAGGAATACCCAGAATCGTCATCACCAATCCTGCAAATGCAAAGGCCAATTTCGCATGGTAGTCCACTTCATAGCGAATCGTATCCAAGCCGGCTTCTTTATTCTTATCAATAAATTTAGAAAGTTCTTTTTGTGAAAGCATTTCTGAGGTTTGCCCACTGCTTTGTAAGTCCTGCGCCTCTTCATTCATAACGATAATTTTTTCTTGAAAATCCGTAGAAAGCGGAAAACTTGAATCCTGATAAAAAACCGTCACTGTCCCTTTTTTAAGGGCCCATTGGTAATGCCCCGAAGCATCTTTAATTGATTTGTTCTTTAAGTCCACTTCTTCAGCGGTGATCATTCTTTGCAAATCCCAGTTATCGTCAAAAGTATAAAGAGTCAATCCATGGGCCTTAGAACCATCAAGGCTCAACGTCTTGATATTAAAAATTTCGTTTTTGGACCGGTACCAAATTCGATTGGTTTTGATTATGGAAAACTGGCTTGGGTTCTTTTTGATCTCATGATAAAAAATATAATTTTTTTGCCGAGTTAAAGAAGGAATCACCCGGTCACTTAAATAAAAACTAAATAAGGAGAGGAGTAAAACAATAAAAACTATGGGAAACGATATTCTAAATAAGGAATAGCCCGAGGCAAATAAAGCAATCAATTCATTGGTTTTGTTCAGAGTCGACAAGGTCAGAATAGTCGCTAGCAAACAGGAAACGGGGATCAACTTTTGAATAATATCGGGAATATATAATAAATAATATTCCAATAAAAAACGAGGGGCGACATGTTGATAACTAACAAAGGTAGACAAAATATCTATTGCCAGAAAAACAGTTAAAAAAACAAGAATCCCTCCTAAAAAATACCCAACAAAGAACTTGGAAATATATCTATCAATTCTCAACATGATCTCATTATGTCTTGACTCGTAAAAAAAATCCCTATTAACTTAACGTATGGCTTTACGCGTCTTGCTGGCTGACGAAAGTCAGACCATTAAAAAAGTAATTCAATTAGCGCTTCAAGATTTTTCTGTGGAGGTTAAACCCGTCCATTCAGGAATTGACGTCATTCCTATTGCTAAGGTTTTTCAACCAGATATTATTTTTACCGATGTTTTGCTTGCAAAAAAAACAGGTTATGATGTTTGTAAAGATTTAAAAAATGATCCTGACACCAGCGGTATTCCCGTCGTCTTGATGTGGAATAGCCTTATGGGTATCGATGAAAAAAAAGCCGCTGAAAGCAAAGCCGATCGACGCCTTGAGAAACCCTTCGAGGTAGAGACTCTCAGACAAATAGTTCAAGAACTGGCGCCCAAAACAATTTCTAATCCGATAAGCTCTTTTTTGAATTTTGCTGAGATTGATAGCTTTAAAGAGGGCCCACAAAGTCCCTCGGCACCTCCCACTGAAGCCCTTGATTTGATCTCTGAAGATGATGATTTTGCCCAAGTACCTCTAAATGACATGTCTTATTTGTCCTTGGATAAAAACCTTAGTAACAACTTGGATAAAAAAAACGACAAACCCCTTGAAGAATCTGAAGATTGGACCCAAAAAAAAATTGAAATCATCCCCAGCCCTCTCGAAGTTAAGGGGAAAAAGGCAGATGAACCTGATGACAATATCTTCACCCTTGATGAACCTGATCTTAAAAATGCCCAAATTAACGTCACTGATAATTTTGAAGAAATTATTTTCAACAATGACCTTGAAGCCACGGGCTTACCTAAAGCGCCTTCCTTAAGCTCGCCGCCTGGAAAAATAAAATCATCCTCACTTGATTCTCTAGATCAAGAAAATCTTTTTCGTGAAGAAGCCAGAACCCTTATCGAGAAAATGTGTTACCATCTTATTCCCGAAATTGCAGAGCGAGTTGTCAGAGAAGAAATAAAAAAGTTGCTTCAGGATGCAGAAAAGTCTATTTAATTATATTCTATGATTCTCAGTGACTTAATTAAAGCAGCGATCAAAGAAGATATGCCTCAAGGTGATGTAACAACTGAATCCTTAGGCTTGCTCCCACAACAAGGAAAAGCCGTTCTCAAGGCCAAAGAAGATCTGATCCTCTCTGGGCTCTTGCCATTTGAAAATACCATGATGATGGTTGAGCCATCCTTGAAAATTAAATGGAATTTTGAAGAAGGGCAGCTGATTCTAAAAAATCAAAATATTTGTTCTTTGGAAGGAGACTTATTAAGAATCCTTAAAGCTGAAAGAGTTGCCTTAAACTTTCTTGGGCATCTATCTGGGATTGCAACTTACACTCATAAGTTTGTCAATGCTGTTAAAGGAACTCATACCGTCATTTTGGATACAAGAAAAACCTTGCCCGCCTACCGTGATCTTGAAAAAAAGGCTGTGGTTCATGGTGGTGGCATGAATCACCGAATGAATCTTTCTTCTGCCATCTTACTAAAGGATAACCATATCGCAATCATGGGCGGCATCACTCCGGCTGTGAAAAGAGTCAGACAAAACTCAGAGCTAAAAATCGAAGTTGAAGTGGCAACTCTTGACCAAGTTAAAGAAGCTGTTTCATTAGCAGTGAATAGAATATTACTTGATAATATGACTAACGAAATGATGACAGAAGCTAAAAGACTCACTCCGCCAGGCATTGAAACGGAAGCTAGTGGAAATATGAGCCTCGACAGGGTCGCCGCCGTGGCTGCTATTGGAATTGATTATATCAGCGTTGGTGCGCTGACTCATTCTGCGCCTGTGGCAGATATCAGTTTGCAATTTGAATGGAAAAAAAATGTCCCTTCCTAAAGACTCCTCCAAAGACAATCCATTGCAAGATATCCTTATTGGAAAAATGAGCAAAGCATGGGCCGACAACAGCCAAATCCCCGTGACCTACCTGCCCCAAACCCAAAGCACCAATGCCTTAGCCAAGCATTCGGATCTTGGTGAAAATGATTTCAAATTGACTCTTACAGACTTTCAATCAGAAGGCAGAGGACGTCAAAAAAATAAGTGGCACAGTGAAAAAGGTGGCTCCTTATTAAGCACTTGGAGTTTTTATTTACCTCAGACTCCGCACTCCGCCTTCACTAGCAGGGTTGGTATGGCTTTGTGGCGGGCCTTAAAAACAACCTGGACCTTTATTCCTTTTTCACTCAAGGCCCCAAATGATATTTACATACTTGATAAAAAAATATCAGGGATTTTAATTGAAACCATCAGTCAAGGCTCTGAAATTACCGCTCACATTGGCATTGGCATCAATGTTTTAAACTTTCCAGAAGATATTCCCATGGCCTCCTCTTTAGTTCATTCCTTTCCTAAAAATCTCCCCTTATTAGGAACCGACTGGGTACGTTTTCTCGATCGCTTATTTTTTGAGTTAACAGAAAGTGTCTCTGCAGCAGGGGAACCTTTAAATTCTACAGACTGCGAAAATTTGAAATGGGCTTTGAATCAATGGAGTCTTCTTAAAACTCCCTATGATGAGGTTTTAGAAAATGCTGAGCTGATCAGCAATGGAAAAAAAGTTCCCTGGTCACAAATTTGACTTAAAAAAGGATTCGCTTTGGCACTCATTCACACTCCAGAAAATGAACTGAACACTCCCTGTCCCCATTTTAAACTGCGTGGAACAGATGAAAAAATTTATCAGATTGCAGATTTTGCAAATGGAAACCCTCTTCTTGTGATGTTTCTTTGCAATCATTGCCCCTATGTGAAAGCCATTGAAGACAGGTTGATTGTATTAGGACAGGATCTCAAAAAGCAAAACGTCCATGTTCTTGCTATCGCCAGCAACGACTCGAACCAATATCCCGAAGATTC
Protein-coding regions in this window:
- a CDS encoding biotin synthetase translates to MSLPKDSSKDNPLQDILIGKMSKAWADNSQIPVTYLPQTQSTNALAKHSDLGENDFKLTLTDFQSEGRGRQKNKWHSEKGGSLLSTWSFYLPQTPHSAFTSRVGMALWRALKTTWTFIPFSLKAPNDIYILDKKISGILIETISQGSEITAHIGIGINVLNFPEDIPMASSLVHSFPKNLPLLGTDWVRFLDRLFFELTESVSAAGEPLNSTDCENLKWALNQWSLLKTPYDEVLENAELISNGKKVPWSQI
- a CDS encoding U32 family peptidase C-terminal domain-containing protein → MMELLMPAGSLEKLQFAILYGADAVYAGVPLFSLRARENEFGYEDLKKGIELAHSQNKKVYLTANIFARNLKLKPFSEQLPTWMDLKPDAMIMSDPGLISMVKEKYPELPIHLSVQANCMNWQSVKFWQQIGVSRIILSRELRLTEIKEIKNKVPDMELEAFVHGSICIAYSGRCLLSHYMSYRDANQGVCDNSCRYGYHLHAYNPEKVKNETEYFLEDLRDPGQFYQIDEDENGTYIMNSKDLCLIEHLAELKEAGVISFKVEGRTKSVHYAAHVAKIYRQAIDDLQNGKEFDTQLLEEIHKVAHRGYHKGFLMGQPTPEAQNYKHSTSREGSQKFAGLVKEARGSEVSVDVRNKIKIGDLIEIISPKSNMKSQVLKILDPKNQPVEAAHGGAGIYTLSLNVNSIETNSPIETNSLLSVL
- the lptG gene encoding LPS export ABC transporter permease LptG; its protein translation is MLRIDRYISKFFVGYFLGGILVFLTVFLAIDILSTFVSYQHVAPRFLLEYYLLYIPDIIQKLIPVSCLLATILTLSTLNKTNELIALFASGYSLFRISFPIVFIVLLLSLFSFYLSDRVIPSLTRQKNYIFYHEIKKNPSQFSIIKTNRIWYRSKNEIFNIKTLSLDGSKAHGLTLYTFDDNWDLQRMITAEEVDLKNKSIKDASGHYQWALKKGTVTVFYQDSSFPLSTDFQEKIIVMNEEAQDLQSSGQTSEMLSQKELSKFIDKNKEAGLDTIRYEVDYHAKLAFAFAGLVMTILGIPFSVTKERSGGVMMNVGICIGLVFLYWIFYNSSITLGTHGHLKPIFAGWIPNFVMLGFGVLLISKSKK
- a CDS encoding response regulator; protein product: MALRVLLADESQTIKKVIQLALQDFSVEVKPVHSGIDVIPIAKVFQPDIIFTDVLLAKKTGYDVCKDLKNDPDTSGIPVVLMWNSLMGIDEKKAAESKADRRLEKPFEVETLRQIVQELAPKTISNPISSFLNFAEIDSFKEGPQSPSAPPTEALDLISEDDDFAQVPLNDMSYLSLDKNLSNNLDKKNDKPLEESEDWTQKKIEIIPSPLEVKGKKADEPDDNIFTLDEPDLKNAQINVTDNFEEIIFNNDLEATGLPKAPSLSSPPGKIKSSSLDSLDQENLFREEARTLIEKMCYHLIPEIAERVVREEIKKLLQDAEKSI
- the rpe gene encoding ribulose-phosphate 3-epimerase; translated protein: MKKIAPSILAADFANLEKEIKAVSQAGADLIHVDVMDGHFVPNITIGAPVVASLKKISTVPLDVHLMIDKPEKFIDDFLKAGSDYLTIHIESTDQAEIILKKIQTKAKSGLSLKPKTKISVLEPYLKWVDLVLVMTVEPGFGGQSFMPDQVEKIAWLVDYRKKHHLNYEIEVDGGVNFETRKYLNGADILVSGSYIFKNDYKKNIDSLR
- the def gene encoding peptide deformylase, with product MSILKILTYPDPRLREISEPVEVFDESLEKITADMLETMYHSKGIGLAAPQIDILKRVVVIDTRPKDEEGRRYKYEEMGELEKLIPQPLVLINPKIIKGEGKTTFDEGCLSVPSFYETVHRFETIVVETYDLKGRKKNFQTDGLLAICIQHELDHLEGKLFIDHLSFLKSNKIKSQIKKHGYPLKSTSKDKVERKL
- the nadC gene encoding carboxylating nicotinate-nucleotide diphosphorylase, whose product is MILSDLIKAAIKEDMPQGDVTTESLGLLPQQGKAVLKAKEDLILSGLLPFENTMMMVEPSLKIKWNFEEGQLILKNQNICSLEGDLLRILKAERVALNFLGHLSGIATYTHKFVNAVKGTHTVILDTRKTLPAYRDLEKKAVVHGGGMNHRMNLSSAILLKDNHIAIMGGITPAVKRVRQNSELKIEVEVATLDQVKEAVSLAVNRILLDNMTNEMMTEAKRLTPPGIETEASGNMSLDRVAAVAAIGIDYISVGALTHSAPVADISLQFEWKKNVPS
- a CDS encoding methionyl-tRNA formyltransferase — its product is MSQIRVCFLGTPEFAVTSLKALLEDEHFEVVGVVTQPDRPAGRKLSLTPSPVKVLAQNNGLKVLAPESLKDNRLILDAIKTWGAEIAVVVAFGQILSEEFMSSFSLGAVNVHASLLPRWRGAAPIQRAIQYGDLETGVALQKMVKKLDAGDIIGIRKTTIPTEMTALELQDQLAFLGADLLRVDLMDYIRGNLAPVKQNEENVLLAKKIDKLESEIKWSLSALEIHNQVRALTMGPGSYTFFEGKKIKIHKTLWSKESSPRSMKFSTQADLNSYLSGYKKRQVLAADQNQIGRILKITEEALTIQCGPDPFLSGAGSKEFTELEVIEVQPESRNKMKIKDFLQGHSLKIGDKLGAVL